In a single window of the Streptomyces sp. NBC_00285 genome:
- a CDS encoding dipeptidase — MTAVTALETARELLAEFPVVDGHNDLPWALREQVGYDLDARDIATDQSAHLHTDLARLRAGGVGAQYWSVYVRSDLPGAVPATLEQIDCVRQLIARYPQTLAPALTAADMEAARSQGRIASLMGAEGGHSIANSLATLRALYALGVRYMTLTHNDNVDWADSATDEPGVGGLSAFGRAVVGEMNREGMLVDLSHVAATTMRDALDASLAPVIFSHSSARAVCDHPRNVPDDVLERLPSNGGMAMVTFVPKFVLQAAVDWTAAADENMREHGFHHLATTPEAMKVHRAFEEHHPRPVATASTVADHLDHMREVAGVDHIGIGGDYDGTAFTPDGLDDVSGYPNLIAELLDRGWSKPDLAKLTWRNAVRVLGAAEDVSRDLRATRTPSNATITELDA; from the coding sequence GTGACGGCCGTGACCGCACTGGAGACAGCCCGCGAACTCCTCGCCGAGTTCCCGGTCGTCGACGGCCACAACGACCTGCCCTGGGCACTGCGCGAACAGGTCGGCTACGACCTCGACGCCCGCGACATCGCCACGGACCAGTCGGCCCACCTGCACACCGACCTGGCGCGGCTGCGGGCCGGCGGGGTCGGCGCGCAGTACTGGTCGGTGTACGTCCGCTCGGACCTGCCCGGCGCGGTCCCGGCGACGCTGGAACAGATCGACTGCGTACGGCAGTTGATCGCGCGGTACCCGCAGACGCTGGCGCCCGCGCTGACGGCCGCCGATATGGAGGCGGCGCGCTCCCAGGGCCGTATCGCCTCCCTCATGGGTGCCGAAGGCGGCCACTCCATCGCCAACTCCCTCGCCACGCTCCGTGCGTTGTACGCGCTCGGTGTGCGCTACATGACCCTCACCCACAACGACAACGTGGACTGGGCGGACTCGGCGACCGACGAGCCCGGTGTCGGCGGCCTGTCGGCCTTCGGCCGTGCGGTGGTGGGGGAGATGAACCGCGAGGGCATGCTCGTCGACCTCTCGCACGTGGCGGCGACGACCATGCGGGACGCGCTCGACGCCTCGCTCGCGCCGGTGATCTTCTCCCACTCCTCCGCGCGGGCGGTGTGCGACCACCCGCGCAACGTCCCGGACGACGTGCTGGAACGGCTCCCGTCCAACGGCGGCATGGCCATGGTGACCTTCGTCCCGAAGTTCGTCCTGCAGGCCGCCGTCGACTGGACGGCCGCGGCCGACGAGAACATGCGCGAGCACGGCTTCCACCACCTCGCGACCACCCCGGAGGCGATGAAGGTGCACCGCGCCTTCGAGGAGCACCACCCGCGCCCGGTCGCCACGGCCTCGACGGTCGCCGACCATCTGGACCACATGCGCGAGGTGGCCGGCGTGGACCACATCGGCATCGGCGGCGACTACGACGGCACGGCCTTCACCCCCGACGGCCTCGACGACGTCTCCGGCTATCCGAACCTGATCGCCGAACTCCTCGACCGGGGCTGGTCGAAGCCCGACCTGGCCAAGCTCACCTGGCGGAACGCGGTCCGGGTGCTCGGCGCGGCGGAAGACGTGTCCAGGGACCTGCGGGCGACGAGGACCCCGTCCAACGCGACCATCACAGAGCTGGATGCCTGA
- a CDS encoding VOC family protein: MAIAELGVVVLDCPDPRALAGFYAAVLGGTVEGDSDWADLKIPGGPALAFQAAPGLVPPKWPAPDASQQFHLDLTVQDLDAAEASVLELGAKPLDADDRSRGWRVYADPAGHPFCLCAC, translated from the coding sequence ATGGCCATCGCCGAACTCGGAGTCGTCGTCCTGGACTGTCCGGACCCCCGCGCCCTCGCCGGTTTCTACGCCGCCGTCCTCGGCGGCACCGTCGAGGGCGACAGCGACTGGGCCGACCTCAAGATCCCCGGCGGACCGGCGCTGGCCTTCCAGGCCGCCCCCGGTCTCGTACCGCCGAAGTGGCCCGCCCCCGACGCCTCGCAGCAGTTCCACCTGGACCTGACCGTCCAGGACCTGGACGCGGCCGAGGCGAGCGTCCTCGAACTGGGCGCCAAGCCCCTCGACGCCGACGACCGCTCGCGCGGCTGGCGTGTGTACGCGGACCCGGCGGGGCACCCGTTCTGCCTCTGTGCCTGCTGA
- a CDS encoding CGNR zinc finger domain-containing protein has translation MSERSPAPGGLGLVQSLVNTLDLESGADSLDTAEGRAHFGLTGSETAVARELRESLRVALLAHAGHPPHRAVTPLGDLLASAPLVLTVTASDGSAALVPADAGPLVSRVAAAVAESLVAGTWIRLKACEAVDCHWAYYDRSPAGRGRWCSMQVCGARAKMRRYRAKD, from the coding sequence ATGAGTGAGCGATCGCCCGCGCCAGGAGGCCTGGGACTGGTCCAGTCCCTGGTCAACACGCTGGACCTGGAGTCCGGTGCCGACTCCCTGGACACAGCGGAGGGACGGGCGCACTTCGGGCTCACCGGGAGCGAGACGGCGGTGGCGCGTGAGCTGCGCGAATCGCTGCGGGTCGCGCTGCTGGCCCACGCGGGCCATCCGCCGCACCGCGCCGTGACACCGCTGGGGGACCTGCTGGCGTCGGCGCCGCTGGTTCTGACGGTCACCGCGTCGGACGGCTCGGCCGCGCTCGTCCCCGCCGACGCCGGGCCCCTGGTGTCCCGCGTCGCCGCCGCCGTCGCCGAGTCCCTGGTCGCGGGTACCTGGATCCGGCTGAAGGCCTGCGAGGCCGTCGACTGTCACTGGGCGTACTACGACCGCAGTCCGGCGGGGCGGGGGCGGTGGTGCTCGATGCAGGTGTGCGGGGCCCGGGCGAAGATGCGGCGGTACCGGGCCAAGGACTGA
- a CDS encoding cupredoxin domain-containing protein, with the protein MKSSDDTGERRKPGTGRTTNRSLLVAGLGAALAAVLSLGLLSAATGSTAASQQAAGAAQAPAAAAADMKAAAAPDHQVDIMGYKFGDGKQLVVEVGQTVQWTNHDSAPHTVTTTKAPVAFDSGTLKQGDSWSYTFTKVGTYEYYCAVHPDMVSSVKVVAASGGGGTTPAPTPTSTAPTATPTTGPTATPTATPTSTPTGMPMPTGTPTATPTSGDGEQCTSIRNELLPILQHLYAAHLEESPGQQVQDALSLDSYIKMHTVWLESILKPAVNDGGTVLDSTLSVLLAHINSAHLEESLGQQVTDLLNPDAYVKMHTVWAEHLLTPTTDFLTTSC; encoded by the coding sequence GTGAAAAGTAGCGACGACACCGGTGAGCGGCGCAAGCCGGGCACCGGGCGGACCACAAACCGGTCCCTGCTGGTCGCAGGGCTCGGCGCGGCGCTCGCGGCGGTGCTCAGTCTCGGACTGCTGAGCGCGGCCACGGGCTCCACGGCGGCCTCGCAGCAGGCCGCGGGCGCGGCTCAGGCGCCCGCTGCCGCAGCAGCCGACATGAAGGCCGCGGCCGCTCCCGACCACCAGGTCGACATCATGGGCTACAAGTTCGGCGACGGTAAGCAGCTCGTCGTCGAGGTCGGCCAGACCGTGCAGTGGACCAACCACGACAGCGCGCCGCACACGGTGACCACGACCAAGGCCCCGGTGGCCTTCGACTCGGGAACGCTCAAGCAGGGCGACTCGTGGTCGTACACCTTCACCAAGGTGGGGACGTACGAGTACTACTGCGCGGTACACCCGGACATGGTGTCCTCCGTGAAGGTCGTGGCGGCGTCCGGCGGTGGCGGTACGACACCCGCGCCGACGCCGACCTCGACGGCTCCCACGGCGACCCCGACGACGGGCCCCACGGCCACGCCGACGGCCACCCCCACGTCGACCCCGACCGGCATGCCGATGCCGACGGGTACTCCGACGGCGACGCCCACCAGCGGTGACGGCGAGCAGTGCACCAGCATCCGCAACGAGCTCCTGCCGATCCTGCAGCACCTCTACGCGGCACACCTGGAGGAGTCGCCGGGCCAGCAGGTGCAGGACGCGCTGTCGCTGGACTCGTACATCAAGATGCACACGGTGTGGCTCGAGAGCATCCTCAAGCCGGCCGTCAATGACGGCGGCACGGTGCTCGACAGCACGCTCAGCGTGCTGCTGGCCCACATCAACTCCGCGCACCTGGAGGAGTCGCTCGGGCAGCAGGTCACCGATCTGCTGAACCCGGACGCCTACGTGAAGATGCACACCGTCTGGGCGGAGCACCTGCTCACGCCGACCACGGACTTCCTCACCACCAGCTGCTGA
- a CDS encoding cupredoxin domain-containing protein: MRGLLRAAAALALLTVWLLPSGQASAAGYAVAMKGYAFSPATLSVPAGSTVTWTNYDTAPHDVKTTSGPLPIHSPMLNKGQSWSFTFTTAGSYGYVCTVHPDMTAGITVRAAAPAPAPARTSAAPTRHAHSGSATHQEATTPTRTPSRAPRSAPAMTMPMPSSPPSSTAPEAVVPQPAQLPATQTAASTARPLDPLLVLAGLVAGVAVLCLLLVGSRTSRARAEDL; encoded by the coding sequence GTGAGGGGGTTGCTGCGGGCCGCGGCGGCGCTCGCCCTCCTCACCGTGTGGCTGCTGCCGTCGGGACAGGCGTCGGCCGCTGGCTACGCCGTGGCCATGAAGGGGTACGCCTTCTCACCGGCCACGCTCTCCGTCCCGGCCGGTTCCACGGTGACGTGGACCAACTACGACACGGCCCCGCACGACGTGAAGACCACCTCCGGCCCGCTCCCGATCCACTCCCCGATGCTGAACAAGGGCCAGAGCTGGAGCTTCACGTTCACCACGGCCGGTTCCTACGGCTACGTCTGCACGGTCCACCCGGACATGACGGCCGGGATCACGGTCCGCGCGGCGGCCCCCGCTCCGGCTCCCGCGAGGACCTCGGCGGCACCGACCCGGCATGCGCACTCCGGCTCCGCCACCCACCAGGAGGCGACGACACCCACGCGGACTCCGTCCCGTGCCCCCCGCTCGGCGCCGGCGATGACGATGCCGATGCCGTCCTCGCCCCCGTCGTCCACGGCGCCCGAGGCGGTCGTACCGCAGCCGGCGCAGCTTCCCGCCACGCAGACGGCCGCCTCGACGGCCCGCCCTCTGGACCCCCTGCTGGTGCTGGCCGGACTGGTGGCCGGGGTGGCGGTCCTGTGTCTCCTGCTGGTGGGTTCACGCACGTCACGGGCACGGGCGGAGGACCTCTGA
- a CDS encoding VOC family protein: MPVASFRSVAIDCPDPRALARFYAGIVGGAPQDEDPDWVVLQVPGGPRLAFQSAPGFTPPEWPRADRNSQQFHLDLDGGSTWEEIEAAQAKVLELGARLLHAEDKEDFRVYADPAGHPFCLCRIDPPQPL, encoded by the coding sequence GTGCCTGTAGCGTCTTTTCGTTCCGTGGCGATCGACTGCCCCGACCCCCGCGCACTCGCCCGCTTCTACGCCGGGATCGTGGGCGGCGCCCCGCAGGACGAGGACCCCGACTGGGTCGTCCTGCAGGTCCCCGGCGGACCCCGGCTGGCCTTCCAGAGCGCACCGGGGTTCACCCCGCCGGAGTGGCCGCGCGCCGACCGCAACTCCCAGCAGTTCCACCTCGACCTCGACGGCGGGAGCACCTGGGAGGAGATCGAGGCCGCGCAGGCCAAGGTGCTGGAGCTGGGAGCCCGGCTGCTGCACGCCGAGGACAAGGAGGACTTCCGGGTGTACGCGGATCCGGCGGGCCACCCGTTCTGCCTGTGCCGGATCGACCCGCCGCAGCCCCTCTGA
- a CDS encoding acyl-CoA dehydrogenase family protein: MAGSADFDLYRPSEEHDMLRDAIRSLAEAKIAPYAAAVDEEARFPQEALDALVASDLHAVHVPEEYGGAGADALATVIVIEEVARVCVSSSLIPAVNKLGSLPVILSGSEDLKKKYLGPLAKGDGMFSYALSEPDAGSDAAGMKTRAVRDGDHWILNGVKRWITNAGVSEYYTVMAVTDPTKRSKGISAFVVEKSDEGVSFGAPEKKLGIKGSPTREVYLDNVRIPADRMIGDEGTGFATAMKTLDHTRITIAAQALGVAQGALDYAKGYVQERKQFGKAIAEFQGIQFMLADMAMKIAAARALTYQAAAASERLDKDLTFQGAAAKCFASDVAMEVTTDAVQLLGGYGYTRDYPVERMMRDAKITQIYEGTNQVQRIVMARNLP; the protein is encoded by the coding sequence TTGGCCGGATCGGCTGACTTCGACCTGTACCGCCCGTCCGAGGAGCACGACATGCTCCGGGACGCCATCCGCTCGCTGGCGGAGGCGAAGATCGCGCCGTACGCCGCCGCGGTCGACGAGGAGGCCCGCTTCCCCCAGGAGGCGCTGGACGCGCTGGTCGCAAGCGACCTGCACGCCGTGCACGTCCCCGAGGAGTACGGCGGCGCGGGCGCCGACGCACTGGCCACGGTGATCGTGATCGAGGAGGTCGCGCGCGTCTGCGTGTCCTCGTCCCTGATCCCCGCGGTGAACAAGCTGGGCTCGCTCCCGGTGATCCTCTCCGGCTCCGAGGACCTGAAGAAGAAGTACCTCGGCCCGCTCGCCAAGGGCGACGGGATGTTCTCGTACGCCCTCTCCGAGCCGGACGCCGGCTCCGACGCGGCCGGCATGAAGACCAGGGCGGTCCGCGACGGCGACCACTGGATCCTCAACGGAGTGAAGCGCTGGATCACCAACGCCGGCGTCTCCGAGTACTACACGGTGATGGCCGTGACGGACCCGACGAAGCGCTCCAAGGGCATCTCGGCGTTCGTCGTCGAGAAGTCGGACGAGGGCGTCTCCTTCGGCGCCCCCGAGAAGAAGCTCGGCATCAAGGGCTCCCCGACCCGCGAGGTCTACCTCGACAACGTCCGCATCCCCGCCGACCGCATGATCGGCGACGAGGGCACCGGCTTCGCCACGGCGATGAAGACCCTCGACCACACCCGCATCACCATCGCCGCCCAGGCACTCGGCGTCGCGCAGGGCGCCCTCGACTACGCCAAGGGCTACGTCCAGGAGCGCAAGCAGTTCGGCAAGGCGATCGCCGAGTTCCAGGGCATCCAGTTCATGCTCGCGGACATGGCCATGAAGATCGCCGCCGCCCGCGCCCTGACCTACCAGGCCGCGGCCGCCTCCGAGCGCCTCGACAAGGACCTCACCTTCCAGGGCGCCGCCGCCAAGTGCTTCGCCTCGGACGTGGCGATGGAGGTCACCACCGACGCGGTCCAGCTGCTGGGCGGATACGGCTACACGCGGGACTACCCGGTGGAGCGGATGATGCGCGACGCGAAGATCACCCAAATATATGAGGGTACGAACCAGGTCCAGCGGATCGTGATGGCACGGAACCTGCCGTAA
- the purE gene encoding 5-(carboxyamino)imidazole ribonucleotide mutase produces MSPVVGIVMGSDSDWPVMEAAAQALDEFEIAYEVDVVSAHRMPREMITYGEQAAERGLKVIIAGAGGAAHLPGMLASVTPLPVIGVPVPLKYLDGMDSLLSIVQMPAGVPVATVSVAGARNAGLLAARILATHDEELLGRMREFQQELNDQATEKGKRLRAKVESPGNGFGFGK; encoded by the coding sequence ATGAGCCCCGTTGTTGGCATCGTCATGGGTTCGGACAGCGACTGGCCCGTCATGGAGGCCGCCGCGCAGGCCCTCGACGAGTTCGAGATCGCCTACGAGGTCGACGTCGTCTCCGCGCACCGCATGCCGCGCGAGATGATCACGTACGGCGAGCAGGCGGCCGAGCGCGGCCTGAAGGTGATCATCGCGGGGGCCGGTGGCGCAGCCCACCTCCCCGGCATGCTCGCCTCGGTGACCCCGCTGCCGGTCATCGGCGTCCCGGTCCCGCTGAAGTACCTCGACGGGATGGACTCGTTGCTGTCCATCGTGCAGATGCCGGCCGGCGTCCCGGTCGCGACCGTCTCCGTCGCCGGCGCCCGCAACGCGGGCCTGCTCGCGGCCCGCATCCTCGCCACCCACGACGAGGAACTCCTCGGCCGGATGCGGGAGTTCCAGCAGGAGCTGAACGACCAGGCCACCGAGAAGGGCAAGCGCCTGCGGGCCAAGGTCGAGAGCCCGGGCAACGGTTTCGGCTTCGGGAAGTGA
- a CDS encoding UDP-glucose dehydrogenase family protein, with product MSLKITVIGTGYLGATHAAAMAELGFEVLGLDVVPEKIEMLQRGEVPMYEPGLEDLLRKHVVGIEGSTGRLRFTMDFAEAGAFGDVHFVCVNTPQRHGEYASDMSYVDSAFASLAPHLTRPVLVVGKSTVPVGSADRLARYLVENSPVGADAELAWNPEFLREGFAVNDTLHPDRIVVGVRSERAEKLLRQVYATPLTEGTPFVVTDFPTAELVKTSANSFLATKISFINAMAEMCEASGGDVAKLAEAIGYDDRIGKKFLRAGIGFGGGCLPKDIRAFMARAGELGADQALTFLREIDSINMRQRGQMVELARQILGGGPFLGKRVAVLGASFKPDSDDVRDSPALNVAGQIHLQGGQVTVYDPKGMANARRVFPTLGYADTAVDAVRGSDVVLHLTEWREFRELDPAALGEVTAAKVILDGRNALDPALWRKAGWTYRAMGRPTA from the coding sequence ATGAGCCTCAAGATCACCGTGATCGGCACCGGCTACCTCGGCGCGACCCACGCCGCGGCCATGGCCGAGCTCGGTTTCGAGGTGCTGGGACTCGACGTCGTCCCCGAGAAGATCGAGATGCTCCAGCGGGGCGAGGTCCCGATGTACGAGCCCGGCCTGGAGGACCTGCTGCGCAAGCACGTCGTCGGCATCGAGGGCTCCACCGGCCGGCTGCGCTTCACCATGGACTTCGCCGAGGCGGGCGCCTTCGGTGACGTCCACTTCGTCTGCGTGAACACTCCGCAGCGGCACGGCGAGTACGCCAGCGACATGTCGTACGTCGACTCCGCGTTCGCCTCTCTCGCCCCGCACCTGACGCGCCCCGTCCTCGTCGTCGGCAAGTCGACCGTGCCCGTCGGTTCCGCCGACCGGCTCGCCCGCTACCTGGTGGAGAACTCCCCCGTCGGCGCGGACGCCGAGCTCGCCTGGAACCCGGAGTTCCTGCGCGAGGGCTTCGCCGTGAACGACACGCTGCACCCGGACCGGATCGTGGTCGGTGTGCGCAGTGAGCGCGCGGAGAAGCTGCTGCGCCAGGTGTACGCCACGCCGCTCACCGAGGGCACGCCCTTCGTGGTGACCGACTTCCCGACCGCGGAGCTGGTGAAGACGTCCGCGAACTCGTTCCTGGCCACGAAGATCTCCTTCATCAACGCGATGGCGGAGATGTGCGAGGCCTCCGGCGGAGATGTCGCCAAGCTCGCCGAGGCCATCGGGTACGACGACCGGATCGGGAAGAAGTTCCTGCGGGCCGGGATCGGCTTCGGCGGCGGCTGTCTGCCGAAGGACATCCGGGCCTTCATGGCCCGTGCGGGTGAGCTCGGCGCCGACCAGGCGCTGACCTTCCTGCGTGAGATCGACTCGATCAACATGCGCCAGCGCGGCCAGATGGTGGAGCTGGCCCGGCAGATACTGGGCGGCGGGCCGTTCCTCGGCAAGCGGGTCGCGGTGCTCGGCGCCAGCTTCAAGCCCGACTCGGACGACGTCCGGGACTCCCCCGCGCTGAACGTCGCCGGGCAGATCCACCTCCAGGGCGGCCAGGTCACGGTCTACGACCCGAAGGGCATGGCCAACGCCCGCCGCGTCTTCCCGACCCTCGGCTACGCCGACACGGCCGTGGACGCCGTGCGCGGCTCCGACGTCGTACTGCATCTCACGGAGTGGCGGGAGTTCCGCGAGCTGGACCCGGCGGCCCTCGGCGAGGTCACGGCGGCGAAGGTGATCCTGGACGGCCGCAACGCCCTGGACCCGGCGCTGTGGCGCAAGGCCGGATGGACGTACCGGGCGATGGGGCGGCCGACGGCCTGA
- a CDS encoding tyrosine-type recombinase/integrase: protein MGQDGIIRTGSEPLVEVFAEWATTRGVENSSVKQYRSILGRGVEPFFGSRPIGTLSSSDVSEWVEWMTRTRSYKPSTVRFRFNILTSVFAWAVENGLDAANPCKGVTLPSSRARTHRDQRAEVHIPSTGVVHAVIGAAPERYRGMLWLMAGCGLRLGEAMGIGRDRVRFRDRMITVDRQVACDGDTGSGRYGRMRLRHIKWREEGDRGREVPLPEVVALAVRRHLKEHGTWGVEELLFSNVSGTGLLYPQYWYTRIWKPALAGAGVDYFKPHSFRHFYAASLLAQGVPVTELSAWLGHSSVSFTERYYGDLMPDAPDRARLAMDGVLGVVRPVGVDAGPVRLHGVA, encoded by the coding sequence ATGGGGCAGGACGGGATCATCCGGACCGGGAGTGAGCCGCTCGTCGAGGTGTTCGCGGAGTGGGCGACCACGCGCGGTGTGGAGAACAGCAGCGTCAAGCAGTACCGCAGCATCCTCGGGCGTGGTGTGGAGCCCTTCTTCGGCTCGCGGCCCATCGGAACGCTCAGTTCGTCCGATGTCAGTGAGTGGGTCGAATGGATGACCCGCACCCGCTCGTACAAGCCTTCCACCGTGCGGTTTCGCTTCAACATCCTTACGTCGGTGTTCGCTTGGGCTGTGGAGAACGGGCTGGACGCGGCGAACCCGTGCAAGGGGGTGACCCTCCCATCCAGTCGGGCCCGTACACACCGCGATCAGCGTGCCGAAGTGCATATCCCCAGTACGGGAGTGGTGCACGCCGTCATCGGGGCGGCGCCGGAGCGCTATCGCGGGATGCTCTGGCTCATGGCAGGGTGCGGGCTCCGGCTGGGTGAGGCCATGGGGATCGGGCGCGACCGGGTTCGTTTCCGGGACAGGATGATCACAGTCGACCGTCAGGTTGCCTGCGACGGTGACACCGGCTCCGGACGATACGGCCGTATGCGGCTGCGGCACATCAAATGGCGCGAGGAAGGCGACCGAGGGCGAGAAGTGCCGCTTCCCGAAGTGGTTGCGCTCGCGGTACGACGTCATCTCAAAGAGCACGGCACCTGGGGCGTCGAGGAATTGCTGTTCAGCAATGTCAGCGGGACCGGGCTGTTGTATCCCCAGTACTGGTACACGAGGATCTGGAAGCCCGCTCTTGCCGGAGCGGGTGTCGACTACTTCAAACCGCACAGCTTCCGGCACTTCTATGCGGCATCACTTCTCGCGCAGGGAGTGCCGGTGACGGAGCTGTCGGCCTGGCTGGGCCATTCGTCGGTGAGTTTCACCGAGCGGTACTACGGGGACCTCATGCCGGACGCCCCGGACCGGGCCAGGCTTGCCATGGACGGTGTCCTGGG
- a CDS encoding dipeptidase gives MADLQDELHGTAEVGELPRLFEAVPELYTPVHDPDTELLEQARAILATHPVADGYSGLPWALRHLPWFDLELGESAVDTDVPRLREGHVGALLWSLHLPEGLDGDPAVGATLEQLDLVKTVVRNHPEGLRLACTADETADARKCGRAAVLLGPAGAAALGDSLGILRSLHALGLRALTLTGVCWASEAGLTRFGEEVLREMNRLGVLADLSGASDATVRRALAVSKAPVLFTRSAARALRPHPANLPDDLLAEVGAAKGLCMVPLTAEQTGPTVRDVADHLDHVRVVAGAECVGLSGTYDAGTAHPQELGDASCYPHLVAELLRRGWTETDLALLTWGNVQRVLRGSDFTARAAQQRREPSTAKIAELDG, from the coding sequence ATGGCAGACCTCCAGGACGAACTGCACGGCACGGCCGAGGTGGGCGAACTGCCCCGCCTCTTCGAGGCCGTGCCGGAGCTGTACACCCCCGTCCACGACCCGGACACCGAGCTCCTGGAGCAGGCCCGCGCCATCCTCGCCACGCACCCCGTCGCCGACGGCTACAGCGGACTTCCCTGGGCCCTGCGGCACCTGCCCTGGTTCGATCTGGAGCTCGGCGAGAGCGCCGTCGACACGGACGTGCCGCGGCTCAGGGAGGGACACGTCGGTGCCCTGCTGTGGTCGCTGCACCTGCCCGAAGGCCTGGACGGGGACCCGGCGGTGGGCGCCACGCTGGAGCAGCTGGACCTGGTGAAGACGGTCGTACGCAACCACCCGGAGGGGTTGCGGCTCGCCTGTACCGCCGACGAGACCGCCGACGCCCGCAAGTGCGGCCGGGCCGCCGTCCTGCTCGGCCCCGCCGGTGCCGCCGCCCTCGGTGACTCGCTCGGCATCCTGCGCTCCCTGCACGCTCTCGGCCTGCGCGCCCTCACCCTGACCGGGGTGTGCTGGGCGAGCGAGGCGGGGCTCACCCGGTTCGGCGAGGAGGTGCTGCGCGAGATGAACCGGCTCGGTGTGCTCGCCGACCTCTCCGGCGCCTCCGACGCCACCGTGCGGCGCGCCCTGGCGGTCTCCAAGGCGCCCGTGCTGTTCACCCGCTCCGCCGCCCGCGCCCTGCGTCCCCACCCCGCCAACCTCCCCGACGACCTGCTGGCCGAGGTGGGCGCCGCCAAGGGGCTGTGCATGGTGCCGCTGACCGCCGAGCAGACCGGCCCGACGGTCCGGGACGTCGCCGATCACCTCGACCATGTGCGCGTGGTCGCGGGCGCCGAGTGCGTGGGACTGTCCGGCACCTATGACGCCGGGACCGCGCATCCGCAGGAACTCGGCGATGCCTCCTGCTACCCGCACCTCGTCGCCGAGCTGCTGCGCCGCGGCTGGACGGAGACCGACCTCGCGCTCTTGACCTGGGGCAACGTCCAGCGCGTGCTGCGCGGGTCGGACTTCACCGCCCGCGCGGCCCAGCAGCGGCGCGAGCCGTCCACGGCGAAGATCGCCGAACTGGACGGCTAG
- a CDS encoding copper resistance CopC/CopD family protein, translating to MRTVRRTLLLLAALLCALLGAAQPAFAHTGLVSSSPADGATPAKAPSRLTLTFDEAVDPADVRVLTPDGDRLPVSRAPEKNVVRVALDSPADGRFAVVWSVVDAADGHASSGRIAFAVGAAATGTDGAAVTAAAPAPSPTVRKALVAVRWAGYLALALFVGGLAFVALLWPSGAYEPRARALLGLAWTGGLLATVAAVGLQGAYASLGDLRDALRPATYADVLATEPGIVLAARALMWVLAAVVLAALLQGAARSPGWRVGALAVTFGLLRTTGMTGHNSEGSEPTWGAVADFVHLLGASLWIGGLAMLALAVLPRRRAGELAEIVPGYSRLAAVSVTGIVGAGLVLAWQVVGSYGALLHTSYGHLLLVKTAVLGGVLVAAFASRQWVRTRLDLAVLLRGDAATVRPFGYSVAAETGLVLVVLAVTSLLVTADPGR from the coding sequence ATGAGGACCGTGCGTCGCACCCTGCTGCTCCTCGCCGCCCTCCTCTGCGCCCTACTGGGCGCGGCCCAACCCGCCTTCGCCCATACCGGGTTGGTGAGTTCCTCCCCCGCGGACGGAGCCACGCCGGCGAAGGCCCCAAGCCGTCTCACCCTCACCTTCGACGAGGCCGTCGACCCGGCCGACGTACGGGTCCTGACACCGGACGGGGACCGGCTGCCGGTGTCCCGGGCGCCGGAGAAGAACGTCGTGCGGGTCGCGCTCGACAGTCCCGCGGACGGGCGGTTCGCGGTCGTCTGGTCGGTCGTGGACGCGGCGGACGGGCACGCCTCCTCCGGACGGATCGCCTTCGCCGTGGGGGCGGCCGCCACCGGGACCGACGGCGCCGCGGTCACGGCCGCCGCTCCCGCGCCGTCCCCCACGGTGCGCAAGGCACTTGTCGCCGTCCGCTGGGCCGGATACCTCGCGCTGGCCCTGTTCGTCGGCGGGCTCGCGTTCGTCGCGCTGCTGTGGCCGTCCGGGGCGTACGAGCCGCGGGCCCGGGCGCTGCTGGGCCTCGCCTGGACGGGCGGGCTGCTGGCGACGGTGGCGGCCGTGGGACTGCAGGGGGCGTACGCCTCCCTCGGCGACTTGCGGGACGCGCTTCGGCCGGCCACGTACGCCGACGTCCTGGCCACCGAACCCGGCATCGTGCTCGCCGCGCGCGCTCTGATGTGGGTGCTGGCGGCCGTGGTGCTCGCCGCACTGCTCCAGGGTGCCGCGCGTTCGCCGGGCTGGCGGGTGGGCGCGCTCGCGGTGACGTTCGGGCTGCTGCGCACCACCGGCATGACGGGCCACAACTCCGAGGGCAGTGAGCCTACTTGGGGCGCGGTTGCCGACTTCGTCCACCTGCTCGGGGCCTCGCTGTGGATCGGCGGGCTGGCCATGCTCGCGCTGGCGGTGCTGCCACGCCGGCGGGCCGGGGAGCTGGCCGAGATCGTGCCGGGCTACTCACGGCTCGCGGCGGTGAGCGTCACGGGCATCGTCGGCGCCGGGCTGGTGCTCGCGTGGCAGGTGGTGGGGTCGTACGGCGCCCTGCTGCACACGTCGTACGGGCATCTGCTGCTCGTCAAGACCGCCGTCCTCGGGGGTGTCCTGGTGGCCGCCTTCGCGAGCCGCCAGTGGGTGCGCACCCGTCTCGACCTCGCCGTGCTGCTGCGCGGCGACGCCGCCACCGTGCGGCCCTTCGGTTACTCGGTCGCGGCCGAGACGGGGCTCGTCCTCGTCGTGCTCGCCGTGACGAGTCTGCTGGTCACGGCCGATCCCGGCCGCTGA